The proteins below are encoded in one region of Bombus terrestris chromosome 7, iyBomTerr1.2, whole genome shotgun sequence:
- the LOC100650528 gene encoding uncharacterized protein LOC100650528 isoform X2 translates to MAGGRGNNSQSGNLDRIHQWLCCHQLYASVKPEPPSSETFKKHQHIEKSRIVAKSLNDLQDNILSIFTDSLYCDLNIVHGHNIIRTNQCIVKTRAPHFYKVLKPYFVYINNHIDCIIDKLEIFHHIEGFVRLLYGNSNFLKEERLLVEHILRTYTSNLVNAPSDNKVLDINKRYVDCTIPDCHSKSIESIRNVREYATVDISPTISDMADSGLETGSVSPHENTTSENSSTDFEELQVTEYASGNDDLDKIRASRRVHNKDQKVVSKNERYNLTNNYNSHIKNLVESGLMECGSNDNSATSCSFDAEQPQLDSSSSSTDNAQKAKSNTDEIFQYENQVLSDPFYESDCGSDENESFEFINVGNASSLNTNVEQSCVKEETTEKSEDEKICHSSYSQAENVPSENANHEVSHDTRNQKSSCNTSNYYFIDASTLNDEIEVPTCNVVKTKYNEKSHPYVSYSSKYTASTSNDFADEQYYKFTPLKTTNLQTGHERIAEFEKELKLTEYLEPLTDTRRIRRTDSVSEDKINVETNKESLAVEIKEADSGESAHPSPCPDNNKNINNDRHVVTRISNDNDNANAIIVAKKETIEETNDKNTNKTDDTRRPSLIRRNTFELDSNDEKLSVLRQEYERRQGNLVFQNAIPQYSGHRVDGDSCFNPPDESSIPISNVLNKFPIDVQIPTSSQYHTIPYLPRDNGKYESNQTPSENNNSLQSKTNVIYPVTKSASDEVVTDYHAELDNDSSNCSSSLPVTLSCILEKDSRTDTIKKTKCDETMPIISGGVSTSDYSKPTDSPTVRRKTESTPIVSGGSVIMNEPEVKMRPTRMSSSMTAWVVDMSDCNKNESKLSNNSHAGMSQSFSNSECIKKPVRKTSGHEKHGSLGFFVNLKDMDRKPISLQQSYSTDKKEQNGCSKSYCEFYVDISGTSNAPKNKKIEVEEPTVKPEKFNESGDKKNIFSMFIDLSDPPKNRENIVPPSHRRSFSAFSDKQIETKLDDTNSSENSITTREDQSSSEQKCVREKAKPSVFMYIESDSPVVRRRTLSSSRPAFKRHSWNVDKTQGVNNNGHVAKELMFRKEHKRAHSLSVDRGDLKKLRAKPSSSSHSLSDTAKQESVTQKNSKLLQEGNNGPSNMDTSSEDVFEFDVRDTPPNSHVEVINEELRVSVKEHEYTELKTERITENLNATDAKTYEDEYSETSAWEKTCTESTEGQTRKSETFDISSGSGPSPDSDNHDYELSELLNGEVPNINRPQVVPAVGSKISETHKSLNETIKKIESELKSSDYVKPETEYDNHNITSKKNEKTTAHSTKTTTSNFVRLSDLDKTPVVSHSTDMLTVKEDKSTYRMCNSIPETSWIESKLIMSRTNGSVRPLPRKFTSIMSTSLPSKQKSPLEDLTGEYDGEGIISESDLSSMQSSMGRSGAGSTEETETSSLAGSRPYNRLGEDLLRMFLEEINPDVTIDVAGRRIRAHKCILSSRCQYFAAILSGGWIENAGNVISLQGYSYDAVHFALCHIYSGESNIPDSISIVELATLADMLCLEGLKEIIGYTLKVKYCHLFHKPCQICAVGVLECMPLAAAYGLDEVYRKSLRWVTRHFVRIWPCKAFATLPKELMAKCYHQHIVHMSTDNVLQTMMDCDKLLATLPNVRWAEPVFRMVSNLLETSVKFLSDNFSGVLGNENFQSLGRELTWNISRLEDNFLAAAERLPPEQACKSYSKLNKMLTSAQQDEVQDKIKWGPLFVDFLKKIQSRVEKCLVRDAARAARTTTWLKMDLELRRRIQELACLVILPHETSKRQSRHSNFIKEPRPASSRSTITNRSLDLKRVKMAISEHNHKTLKQMAVAQQQQQQQPKKVFNKPKSDPLERKMQNDKQVTTDTTNNRPKSWPNKLEVKSRYLEPRNKSVPKETTQPVHQEKVMVQQRRKIMISSSDSSRTSSPAMKRATDKKPLAKIKLPIKKDVKALSSDSLTESNASRTNTKNDSISKSCGITRPESPSFKQKNTEIGLSVDSLAESKNKPTTVKKKATKMDTSMSTDSLMTEITTTPKSNTSNKLSPTLGKTINKAQSYDKTAKKSSPPMQQKNLLTATRRPRRSLESSTAASRSRAAAISAYHLRRNLLDAAKTPDIPSKSLNNVSCKTVTMRSITQSTVNHPNIMREKKEGVPTQQSSESPSKRSSPKSCGTSKINKPTVTNKRTTTTKTSSDEKIKNKCHNGEVPKQPTVGSRSGTFLKDEPTILKKADIKSSQINT, encoded by the exons GCTTTTATACGGCAATTCAAACTTTTTGAAAGAAGAACGATTATTGGTAGAACATATTTTGCGTACTTATACCTCAAATCTTGTGAATGCACCGTCTGATAATAAAGTTTTAGACATCAATAAAAg ATATGTGGATTGCACAATACCAGACTGTCATTCAAAAAGCATTGAAAGTATAAGAAATGTAAGAGAATATGCTACTGTGGATATAAGTCCCACTATATCCGATATGGCTGATTCTGGATTAGAAACAGGTTCTGTAAGTCCACACGAAAATACTACATCTGAAAATTCGAGTACTGATTTTGAGGAACTACAAGTCACAGAATATGCTTCTGGGAATGATGATTTGGATAAGATACGCGCCAGTAGACGCGTACACAACAAAGATCAAAAAGTAGTTTCAAAAAATGAACGCTATAATTTGACTAATAATTATAACAGCCATATAAAAAATCTGGTAGAATCAGGATTAATGGAATGTGGTTCAAATGATAATAGTGCAACAAGTTGTTCTTTTGATGCAGAACAACCACAATTAGATTCGTCCAGTTCATCTACAGATAATGCTCAAAAGGCGAAGTCAAATAcagatgaaatttttcaatatgaaAACCAAGTACTTAGCGATCCATTTTACGAGTCAGACTGTGGAAGTGATGAAAATGAATCGTTTGAATTTATTAATGTTGGTAATGCGTCTTCTCTAAATACCAATGTAGAACAGAGTTGCGTGAAGGAAGAAACTACGGAAAAATCGGAAGACGAGAAAATATGTCATTCCAGTTATTCACAAGCTGAAAATGTTCCATCAGAAAATGCAAATCACGAAGTATCACACGATACACGCAACCAAAAAAGTTCCTGTAATACAAGtaattattactttattgaTGCATCAACCCTCAATGATGAAATAGAAGTTCCAACTTGCAATGTAGTAAAAACTAAATACAATGAAAAATCACATCCATATGTTTCTTATTCTTCTAAATACACTGCAAGTACATCTAACGATTTCGCCGACGAGCAATATTACAAGTTCACACCTCTTAAGACAACTAATTTGCAAACTGGACACGAACGAATTGCAGAGTTTGAAAAAGAGTTGAAACTTACAGAATATCTAGAACCACTTACGGACACGCGAAGAATAAGAAGAACCGATTCAGTGTCAGAAGACAAAATCAACGTTGAAACAAATAAAGAATCTTTAGCCGTAGAAATTAAGGAGGCGGACAGTGGTGAAAGCGCGCATCCTTCTCCTTGTCCtgacaataataaaaatataaataacgatcGACACGTCGTAACACGAATAagtaacgataacgataacgcaAATGCGATAATAGTGgctaaaaaagaaacaatcgaagaaacgaacgatAAAAACACAAATAAAACGGATGATACACGACGACCTTCGCTTATTAGGAGGAATACGTTTGAGCTGGACTCAAACGACGAAAAGCTTTCAGTGCTACGGCAGGAATATGAACGACGACAAGGTAATCTCGTATTCCAGAATGCTATACCTCAATATTCAGGACATCGTGTTGATGGCGATTCATGTTTTAATCCACCGGACGAATCTTCAATTCCGATAAGCaacgtattaaataaatttccaattGATGTTCAAATTCCAACTAGTAGTCAGTATCATACAATACCATATCTTCCACGAGATAATGGAAAATATGAAAGTAATCAGACACcatcagaaaataataattctttgcaAAGTAAAACTAACGTAATTTATCCGGTAACCAAAAGTGCTAGCGATGAAGTAGTTACGGATTATCATGCAGAACTGGATAATGATTCGAGCAATTGTAGTAGTAGTTTACCTGTTACATTAAGTTGCATTCTAGAAAAAGATAGCAGAACAGATACGATAAAAAAGACTAAGTGTGATGAAACTATGCCTATTATTTCCGGTGGAGTTAGCACTTCGGACTATTCTAAGCCTACCGATAGCCCCACTGTGCGCCGAAAAACAGAATCGACACCGATCGTTTCTGGTGGCTCTGTTATTATGAACGAGCCCGAGGTGAAGATGAGACCCACGAGAATGTCTTCGTCTATGACTGCATGGGTGGTTGATATGAGTGACTGTAACAAAAATGAATCCAAACTATCGAATAATTCTCATGCAGGTATGTCTCAAAGTTTTTCAAATTCAGAATGCATAAAGAAACCGGTAAGGAAAACAAGTGGTCATGAAAAGCATGGCAGCTTAGGATTTTTCGTTAATTTGAAAGATATGGATCGCAAACCTATTTCGCTGCAGCAAAGTTATTCAACAGATAAGAAAGAACAGAATGGATGTAGTAAATCTTATTGTGAATTTTACGTTGATATATCTGGTACAAGTAATGCaccaaaaaataagaaaatagaagTAGAAGAACCTACTGTCAAACCTGAAAAGTTTAATGAAAGCGGCGACaagaaaaacattttttctatGTTCATTGATTTAAGCGATCCACCAAAGAACAGAGAAAATATTGTACCACCTTCACATAGGAGAAGCTTTTCCGCATTCTCTGACAAACAGATAGAAACAAAGTTGGATGATACTAATTCTAGCGAAAATAGTATCACGACGAGAGAAGATCAATCATCGAGTGAACAGAAATGTGTCAGAGAAAAAGCGAAACCGAGCGTCTTCATGTATATAGAATCTGATTCTCCGGTGGTAAGAAGGAGAACTTTGTCCTCATCACGGCCGGCGTTTAAACGACATTCCTGGAATGTTGATAAAACGCAAGGCGTTAACAACAATGGGCATGTTGCGAAAGAATTAATGTTTAGGAAAGAACACAAACGCGCACACAGTCTGTCCGTAGATCGGGGAGACTTAAAGAAGTTACGAGCAAAGCCTAGTTCTTCGAGTCACTCTTTAAGTGACACAGCAAAACAAGAATCTGTTACCCAGAAAAATTCTAAACTTCTTCAAGAAGGCAATAACGGTCCAAGTAATATGGACACATCTTCAGAAGATGTTTTTGAGTTTGATGTGAGAGACACACCTCCGAACTCTCACGTTGAAGTGATCAACGAAGAACTTCGTGTCAGTGTGAAAGAACATGAGTACACGGaattaaaaacagaaagaaTCACGGAAAATCTTAATGCTACCGATGCTAAGACATACGAAGATGAATATTCGGAAACTTCGGCGTGGGAGAAAACATGTACAGAGAGTACTGAGGGACAAACACGCAAAAGTGAAACATTTGATATTAGTAGCGGTAGTGGTCCATCCCCTGATAGTGATAATCATGACTATGAATTATCAGAACTATTGAACGGAGAAGTGCCAAATATAAATCGACCACAAGTAGTTCCTGCTGTAGGTAGTAAAATATCAGAAACGCATAAGTCTTTAAATGAAACTATCAAAAAGATTGAAAGCGAATTGAAAAGTTCAGATTATGTAAAGCCAGAGACAGAATATGATAATCATAATATAACAtcaaaaaaaaatgaaaagactACAGCACACAGTACGAAAACAACAACATCCAACTTCGTTCGATTGTCTGATTTGGATAAAACACCCGTGGTTTCCCATTCTACGGACATGTTGACtgtaaaagaagataaaagtaCCTATCGTATGTGCAACAGTATTCCAGAAACTTCCTGGATCGAAAGTAAATTAATAATGTCTAGAACTAACGGATCCGTTAGACCACTTCCTAGAAAATTTACTTCAATCATGAGTACTTCCCTTCCATCTAAACAGAAATCTCCGCTTGAGGACTTAACAGGGGAGTATGATGGAGAAGGAATTATATCAGAATCTGATCTGAGCAGTATGCAGAGTAGCATGGGTCGTTCTGGTGCTG GAAGTACAGAAGAAACTGAAACATCTAGTTTGGCAGGAAGTAGACCATACAATAGATTGGGAGAAGATTTATTAAGAATGTTCTTAGAAGAAATCAATCCAGATGTTACAATTGACGTAGCCGGACGTCGTATAAGAGCTCATAAATGTATATTGAGTTCTCGATGTCAATATTTTGCGGCGATCCTTAGTGGTGGGTGGATCGAAAATGCAGGAAATGTTATTTCTCTGCAAGGATATTCTTACGATGCGGTACATTTTGCATTGTGCCACATATACAGCGGAGAAAGCAACATACCAGATTCCATAAGTATTGTTGAGTTAGCTACGTTAGCTGATATGTTATGCTTGGAAGGtcttaaagaaattattggatATACGCTTAAAGTTAAATATTGCCATCTATTTCATAAA CCTTGTCAAATATGTGCTGTTGGTGTATTAGAATGTATGCCTCTGGCAGCAGCTTATGGCCTCGACGAAGTGTATCGAAAATCTCTTCGTTGGGTTACGAGACATTTCGTACGAATATGGCCATGTAAAGCATTTGCAACGCTTCCGAAAGAACTTATGGCAAAATGTTATCATCAACATATTGTACATATG TCCACGGATAACGTGCTTCAAACTATGATGGATTGTGATAAGCTACTCGCAACTTTGCCAAATGTTCGTTGGGCTGAACCAGTGTTTAGAATGGTTTCAAACTTGCTGGAAACTTCAGTGAAGTTTCTGTCGGATAATTTCTCAGGAGTTCTGGGAAACGAAAATTTCCAATCTCTTGGCCGAGAATTAACATGGAATATCAGTCGACTGGAGGATAATTTCTTAGCAGCTGCCGAACGTTTACCTCCTGAACAAGCATGTAAAAGTTattcaaaattgaataaaatgttaACTTCAGCACAACAAGATGAGGTTCAAGACAAAATTAAGTGGGGACctttgtttgttgattttttgaaaaaaattcaaagtcgagTAGAGAAATGCTTGGTTAGAGATGCGGCGCGAGCCGCCAGAACCACTACGTGGTTGAAGATGGACTTGGAGCTTCGACGCAGAATTCAAGAATTGGCTTGTCTTGTAATTTTACCTCACGAAACATCAAAACGCCAGTCAAGGCACTCTAACTTTATAAAA GAACCTAGGCCAGCATCAAGCCGCTCAACTATTACTAACAGAAGTTTGGATTTGAAGCGTGTGAAGATGGCTATATCTGAACATAATCATAAAACTCTAAAACAAATGGCAGTAgctcaacaacagcaacaacaacagccgAAGAAAGTTTTTAATAAACCAAAAAGTGATCCATTGGAACGTAAAATGCAAAATGATAAACAAGTCACTACAGATACAACAAATAATAGGCCAAAATCATGGCCTAACAAATTAGAG GTAAAATCGAGATATTTGGAACCTCGGAATAAATCAGTTCCAAAAGAAACTACGCAACCAGTACATCAAGAAAAGGTCATGGTACAGCAACGACGAAAAATAATGATTTCATCTTCAGATTCATCTCGCACATCTAGTCCGGCAATGAAACGGGCTACCGACAAAAAACCATTAGCTAAGATAAAGTTACCTATAAAGAAAGATGTAAAGGCACTTTCTTCTGATAGTTTAACAGAGTCGAATGCCAGCAGAACTAATACAAAAAATGATTCGATCAGTAAAAGTTGCGGTATTACGCGTCCAGAATCTCCGTcttttaaacaaaaaaatacGGAGATAGGCTTATCTGTAGATTCTTTAGCAGAATCGAAGAACAAGCCAACAACTGTAAAGAAGAAGGCTACTAAAATGGACACTTCGATGTCCACAGATAGTCTTATGACTGAAATAACAACAACGCCCAAATCAAACACATCAAATAAACTTTCACCGACTTTAGggaaaacaataaataaagcACAATCTTATGATAAAACAGCGAAGAAAAGCTCACCACCGATGCAGCAAAAAAATCTGCTTACAGCGACAAGAAGACCACGAAGATCATTAGAGAGTTCGACCGCAGCTAGTAGAAGCCGAGCAGCTGCTATTAGTGCTTACCATTTGCGAAGAAATCTTCTAGACGCTGCAAAAACTCCAGATATTCCAAGTAAGTCATTAAATAACGTATCGTGTAAAACGGTAACAATGCGATCGATTACACAATCGACAGTTAATCATCCTAATATaatgagagagaaaaaggaaggagtGCCGACTCAACAAAGCTCCGAGAGCCCTAGCAAAAGATCTTCCCCTAAATCATGTGGCACTAGTAAGATAAATAAGCCTACGGTCACTAATAAAAGGACAACTACTACAAAGACCTCTTCTgatgagaaaattaaaaataagtgCCATAATGGGGAAGTTCCAAAACAACCAACCGTAGGTTCTAGATCGGGAACGTTTTTAAAAGACGAACCTACGATTCTTAAGAAGGCAGATATTAAATCTTCACAAATTAACACTTAA